A single window of Sphaerodactylus townsendi isolate TG3544 linkage group LG03, MPM_Stown_v2.3, whole genome shotgun sequence DNA harbors:
- the GNL1 gene encoding guanine nucleotide-binding protein-like 1 yields the protein MGPDQLLNACESITAGRVDLSSWKEKIERDAASAHLLLEDSEEEEEEDDGAAVLVEHQTDVAMEAGEPSQELYKDGILTVGCVGFPNVGKSSLINGLVGHKVVSVSRTPGHTKYFQTYFLTPAVKLCDCPGLIFPSLVDRQQQILAGIYPISQIQEPYTSVGYLAVRIPVQALLKLRHPDVEPSKPEPLWCAWDVCEAWAEKRGYKTAKGARNDVYRAANSILRLAVDGRLCLCMRPPGYAAHKATWIRHPETTEISALQEAHRQAGKHSSGEEEEDEISSSGEEEDEEKDRDADEEGEEEEPFTAPRSGPSLPIPTRRGKFAGQNLFALLGEDEC from the exons ATGGGGCCCGATCAGCTATTGAATGCCTGCGAAAGCATCACGGCTGGAAGAG TTGACCTGAGCAGCTGGAAGGAGAAAATCGAGCGGGATGCTGCCAGTGCAcacctgctgcttgaagactcggaggaagaggaggaagaggacgacGGGGCTGCTGTACTAGTGGAGCACCAAACTGACGTGGCGATGGAGGCTGGGGAGCCCTCCCAGGAACTCTACAAGGATGGCATTCTGACAGTAGGCTGCGTTG GCTTTCCCAATGTGGGCAAGTCCTCCCTCATCAACGGGCTGGTGGGCCACAAAGTGGTGAGTGTCTCCCGCACTCCGGGTCACACCAAGTACTTCCAGACCTACTTCCTGACGCCCGCGGTCAAGTTGTGCGACTGCCCTGGcctcatcttcccttcccttgtggaCAGGCAGCAGCAG ATCCTGGCTGGTATCTACCCTATTTCCCAGATCCAGGAGCCCTACACTTCTGTGGGGTACCTGGCTGTCCGAATCCCTGTCCAGGCCCTGCTCAAGCTGCGACATCCAGATGTGGAACCCAGCAAGCCTGAACCTCTGTGGTGTGCTTGGGATgtttgtgaag CCTGGGCTGAGAAGCGAGGCTACAAGACTGCTAAAGGAGCTCGTAACGATGTCTACCGAGCAGCCAACAGCATCCTGCGGCTGGCTGTAGACGGACGCCTCTGTTTATGCATGCGACCCCCAGGCTACGCTGCACACAAAG CCACCTGGATCCGCCACCCAGAGACCACCGAGATCTCTGCTCTGCAAGAGGCTCACCGCCAAGCTGGAAAGCACAGCTctggtgaggaggaggaagacgaaaTCTCCAGctcaggagaagaggaggatgaagagAAAGATCGGGATGCTgatgaggaaggagaggaagaggagcccTTCACTGCTCCCAGAAGTGGGCCTAGCCTGCCCATTCCCACCAGAAGGGGAAAGTTTGCCGGCCAGAACTTGTTTGCTTTGCTAGGGGAGGACGAGTGTTAG